Proteins encoded within one genomic window of Macaca thibetana thibetana isolate TM-01 chromosome 3, ASM2454274v1, whole genome shotgun sequence:
- the LOC126949883 gene encoding LOW QUALITY PROTEIN: farnesyl pyrophosphate synthase-like (The sequence of the model RefSeq protein was modified relative to this genomic sequence to represent the inferred CDS: inserted 1 base in 1 codon): protein MVLVAFQELVEPGKQDADSLEWALTVSWCVELLQALFLVSDDIMDSSSLTCQGQISWYQKPGIDLDAINDAVLLEACIYRLYMLCCLEQPYYLNLIKLFLQSFCQTEIGQTLDLITAPPPRQGRVDLGRFTEKRYRSIVKYNXIPVAAVMYMVGIDGKKEHTNARKILLEMGEFFQIRDDYLDLFGDPSVTGRVDTDIQDNKCSWLMVQCLQQATPEQLPDPEGELREKEAKKVDLVKALYEELDLPAVFLKSEEDRPTLWVSWQYTVPLTPAVFQGLTHKICERKKWPIDCKGRERRLSVNYCVTLKNKNKKTKTRKSCHFICNNMDESGGYCTK, encoded by the exons ATGGTGCTGGTAGCATTCCAGGAGCTGGTGGAGCCAGGGAAACAGGATGCTGATAGTCTTGAGTGGGCGCTGACTGTGAGCTGGTGTGTGGAACTACTGCAAGCACTCTTCCTGGTGTCAGATGACATCATGGATTCATCCTCACTCACCTGCCAGGGGCAGATCAGCTGGTATCAGAAGCCAGGCATAGATTTGGATGCCATCAATGATGCTGTGCTTCTGGAAGCATGTATCTACCGCCT ATACATGCTTTGTTGCCTGGAGCAGCCCTATTACCTGAACCTGATCAAGCTCTTCCTGCAGAGTTTCTGTCAGACTGAGATTGGGCAGACTCTGGACCTTATCACAGCCCCCCCGCCCCGCCAGGGCAGGGTGGATCTTGGCAGATTCACTGAAAAGAGGTACAGATCTATTGTCAAGTACA TGATTCCTGTAGCTGCAGTCATGTATATGGTGGGCATTGATGGCAAGAAGGAACACACCAATGCCAGGAAGATCCTGCTGGAGATGGGAGAGTTCTTTCAGATTCGAGATGATTACCTTGACCTCTTTGGGGACCCCAGTGTGACTGGCAGAGTTGACACTGACATCCAGGACAACAAGTGCAGCTGGCTGATGGTTCAGTGTCTGCAACAGGCCACTCCAGAACAGTTACCAGATCCTGAAGGAGAATTACGGGAGAAGGAGGCCAAGAAGGTGGACCTGGTGAAGGCACTCTATGAGGAGCTGGATCTACCAGCTGTGTTCTTGAAGTCTGAGGAAGACAGACCCACCTTATGGGTCTCGTGGCAGTACACAGTGCCCCTAACCCCAGCTGTCTTCCAGGGACTAACACACAAAATCTGTGAGCGGAAGAAGTGGCCTATAGACTGcaagggcagggagaggaggctCTCAGTAAATTATTGTGtaaccttaaaaaacaaaaacaaaaagacaaaaacaaggaaatcctgtcatttcatttgcaacaacatggatgaatctggaggatattgtacaaaatga